The DNA segment CACCCGGACGAGTTCCGGGTCTACGCGGAGCCAATGCCCGAGTAACCACCCCCCACACGACGACAACCGAGCAGGGAGAACCGGACCCCGATGAGAGCAGTTGGCGTCATCCGCTACGGCGGCCCCGAAGCGCTGGAGCAGGTCGAGCTGCCTACCCCCGAGGCTGGGGCCGGGCAGGTGCGGGTCCGGGTGCAGGCCGCTGCGGTGAACCCCGCCGACGTGATGCTGCGCGACGGGTCGCTGGCCGACTGGTACGCGGGGCAGGAGCCCCCGTTCATTCCCGGGATGGACATCGCCGGGGTCATCGACCAGGTCGGCACCGACGTCAGCGACCTGCACCTCGGGCAGCAGGTCGTGGGGATCGTGGACAACCACGGTCAGGTCGGTGGCTACAGCGACTACGTCGTCCTCCCCGCCGCCTCCGTCACCGCTGCCCCGGCCGGCGCGACGCTTGCGGAGGCGGCTTCGTTCCTCATGCCCGCCCTGACTGCACGCACCGCACTGGATCTCCTCGACCTGCCCCGCGGGGCGACGGTGCTGGTCACCGGCGCCGCCGGCGGCGTCGGCCGCTACGCCACCGCCCTGGCCCACGCCGGCGGACTCCGAGTCGTCGCACTCGCCGCCGCGGCCGACGAGGATACGGTGCGTTCACTCGGCGCTGACGTGTTCGTTCCTCGCGCTGCCGATGCCGCTGCCGAGGTTACGGCTGCCGTGCCGGGCGGCGTCGACGCGGTGATCGACACGGCTGCTCTGCACGAGCGCATCGCACCCGCCATCCGCGACGGCGGCACGCTTGCCACGCTCCGCGGCTGGGCAGGCGACGCTCGGCTCGGGGTCATCGTCGTGCCGGTCAACGTGCGCGACCGCGCCACCGACCACCCCGCTATCGTCCGCCTGCGTGAACAGGTCGAGTCGGGGCTGCTTCCACTGGTCGTCGCGGCGACGTATCCTGCCACCGCAGCGGCCCAAGCGCATCGTCACCTCGAGTCCAGAGCCGTGCGGGGGCGGGTGGTGCTGAGCTTCTGAACGTCACGCCCAACGCAACCGCTCGAGCGGCGGCACTGGTCATCCTTCTGGCGCGTCGGTGCGTCGGGTGGGGTGTCGCCGGACCGCGGTGACGACGAGGACAATCGCCAGCGCCAGGGCCAGGACGAACAGGGTCGCGATGAACCAGAGAAAGTCCGAGCCGATGAGGATGTTGCTGAGGACGAAGC comes from the Microcella frigidaquae genome and includes:
- a CDS encoding NADP-dependent oxidoreductase; this encodes MRAVGVIRYGGPEALEQVELPTPEAGAGQVRVRVQAAAVNPADVMLRDGSLADWYAGQEPPFIPGMDIAGVIDQVGTDVSDLHLGQQVVGIVDNHGQVGGYSDYVVLPAASVTAAPAGATLAEAASFLMPALTARTALDLLDLPRGATVLVTGAAGGVGRYATALAHAGGLRVVALAAAADEDTVRSLGADVFVPRAADAAAEVTAAVPGGVDAVIDTAALHERIAPAIRDGGTLATLRGWAGDARLGVIVVPVNVRDRATDHPAIVRLREQVESGLLPLVVAATYPATAAAQAHRHLESRAVRGRVVLSF